The Corynebacterium callunae DSM 20147 genomic sequence CCGGCATGGTCTTGCCATCGGAAAGCTGGTAGCGCAGGCCGATAATGCCCACCTTGCCAGCGTTGACCTTATCGTGAATCTCAGGGGAACGAGAAAGAATCTGGTTCACCGTTGCTACTACATGGTGCTTTTCAAAATCTTCAATGCTGGTTTTGCCATCAGCCTTGGCCTCAAGAATGGAAGGAGCTACCTTTTCTACCAATACGCGCTGGTAACCACCAGGGATTGCACCACCATCAAGAGCGCTGGCAGTAGCAGCGACCGCACCACAGGATTCGTGACCCATGACGATAACCAGTGGCACACCAATGGATTCAATGGCGTATTCGATGGAGGCAAACACTGCCTGGTCCAAAATTTCACCGGCGGTACGAACCACAAAAAGATCACCGAGTCCAACGTCAAAAATCAGCTCAACGGGCACGCGGGAATCAGAGCAGGAAATGACAACTGCAGCGGGCTTTTGGCCATCACGAAGCTCACGGCGACGAGGTGCATCCTGGTTAGGACGGTCCTCGTTGAAGTTCATAAAGCGCTCATTACCGGCAGCAAGTGCCGTCCACACAGCAGAAGGGGTTCTCTCAACATTTCTCAAAGGCATAAATAACATTGTGTCACTTAGTGTGATTGGGAACCTAATAGATTGGGCATTAAAATTTTTCAGGACATGTCATATAAACCACTGCACACAGCCCTTTTAACCTGGTTTCGCAGCAATGCGCGCGAGCTAGCCTGGAGAAATCCCAACACCAGCGCCTGGGGAATTCTCATTTCTGAGGTGATGAGCCAACAAACTCCCGTTGCCCGTGTGGAACCAATTTGGTTGGAATGGCTCAAAAAATGGCCCACCCCTGTGGATTTTGCTGCTGCCTCCACCGATGAAGTGCTGCGTGCCTGGGGCAAGTTGGGTTACCCCAGACGAGCCTTGCGTTTGAAGGAGTGCGCGCAAGTGATCGTCGACAAGCATGGTGGTGAGGTCCCGGATTCGGTGGAGGAACTGCTGGCGTTGCCGGGAATTGGTGATTACACCGCGCGGGCGGTGGCGGCTTTTCATTTTGGGCAGCGTGTACCGGTGGTTGATACCAACGTGCGTCGCGTGTATCAGCGCGCCATAAATGGGCGCTACCTTGCCGGTCCGGCGAAAAAACAGGAGCTTGTCGACGTCGAGTTGCTGCTTCCGGAAAAAGACGCCCCCGAATTTTCCGCAGCGTTGATGGAATTGGGTGCTTTGGTATGCACTGCAACCTCGCCTAAATGTGGCAGCTGCCCTTTGGTGGAGCTGTGCCAATGGCAAAAATTGGGATGTCCCAGCCCCAGTGAAGAAGAATTGGCATCCGCTAAAAAGCGGGTGCAGAAGTTTGTGGGGACTGATCGCCAAGTGCGTGGTTTGATCATGGATGTACTACGCGGGGCAGATGCACCAGTACCACTTTCAGCAATTGATGTGGTGTGGCCGGATGCTGCCCAACGCTCCCGCGCGCTTTATTCCCTGCTCCAGGATGGACTTGCCGAGCAAGATGATCAGGGTTATTTCCACCTGCCGCGGTAGGTGAATCCACCGGGAAGCTTCACGGTGATGCCACCGCGAGTATTAAAGGTAACCGGCCCGATCCTCTTGGAACCAGATACTCCGGACTTGGAGACATTAATCCAGCTGTCTTTTCCGGTCTTAATTACTTTTCGATAATTTAATCCCATAACACTTGAGCCTAATCAATTGTGGGGATAAACAAAGAACTGCCCCACACCATGGTAAGTGTGGGGCAGTTCGTCGAGAAGCGCTTTACTGCTCGCGCTGTGGCGCTGCGCCACCGGACTGACCGTCGGTGCCGTAGAAATCATTGGATCCACGGTCGATATCAGTGCCCTGCTCAGCATCAGCATCGAGCTTTTCAAGCTGATCGATGTCAATGCCATCCAGGGAATCAGTCTCTGGAACGTCGCCGTCGGCTGCAGAATCTACATCTTTAATAGCTTCTGCTGCTTCCACGGAGATCTCCGAGAACTTACCCTCTGGCAGTGGCTTTGGGCGAGGGGTGAAGGTGAACTTGGCCTTGTCCGTATCCTTGGACTCGCCATCCCAGCCTTCAACATCCACGCTGACGATCTCGCCGGCACCGATTTCACCAAAGAGGATCTTCTCAGACATCTGGTCCTCGATCTCCCGCTGAATGGTACGACGCAATGGACGTGCACCCAGTACTGGATCAAAGCCACGAGTTGCCAGCAAAGCCTTAGCCTTATCGGAAAGCTCGATGCTCATATCCTTGTCAGCAAGAGCCTTGGAGACACGGCCGATAAGCAGATCCACCATCTGAATGATCTGATCCTTGGTGAGCTGGTGGAAGACCACGATCTCATCAATACGGTTCAGGAACTCAGGGCGGAAGTGCTTCTTTAGCTCATCGTTGACCTTGTTCTTCATGCGGTCATACTGTGCTTCCGTATCGGTAGCGGTAGAACCGGAGAAGCCCAAGCCCACAGCCTTGGAGATATCAGAGGTACCCAGGTTGGAGGTGAAGATAAGAACAGTATTCTTGAAGTCCACTACGCGACCCTGGCCGTCGGTCAGACGTCCATCTTCTAGCACCTGCAGCAAGGTGTTGTAGATCTCCTTGTGAGCCTTCTCGATTTCGTCGAAAAGCACCACAGAGAATGGCTTGCGGCGAACCTTCTCAGTCAGCTGGCCACCTTCTTCATAGCCAACGTATCCCGGAGGGGCACCGAAGAGTCGAGACGCGGTGAAGCGGTCGTGGAACTCGCCCATGTCGATCTGGATGAGGGCATCATCGTCACCGAAGAGGAAGCCAGCCAAAGCCTTGGACAGCTCCGTCTTACCAACACCGGAAGGACCAGCGAAGATGAAGGAACCGGAAGGACGCTTAGGATCCTTCAGGCCTGCACGGGTACGACGGATTGCACGAGCCACTGCCTTAACTGCATCATTTTGACCGATGATGCGCTTGTGCAGCTCCTCTTCCATGTTGAGCAGGCGGGAGGACTCAGCCTCGGTGAGCTTGAAGACAGGAATACCGGTCCAGTTGGCCAGAACTTCTGCGATCTGCTCTTCGCCGACTTCTGCGATCTCTTCAAGATCACCAGAACGCCATTGCTTTTCCTTCTCAGCGCGCTCTTCGCCTAGCTTGCGCTCCTTATCGCGCAGGCCAGCTGCCTTTTCGAAGTCCTGAGCATCAATTGCTGCTTCCTTCTCACGACGGACATCAGCAATGCGCTCATCAACTTCGCGCAGAGACTCAGGAGCAGTCATACGCTTAATGCGCATGCGTGCACCTGCTTCATCGATAAGGTCAACGGCCTTATCTGGCAAGAAGCGGTCATTAATATAACGATCAGCAAGCTGAGCTGCAGCAGCCAGCGCGCCATCGGTAATGGAGACACGGTGGTGTGCCTCATAACGATCGCGCAGACCCTTAAGGATCTCAATGGTCAGCTCAACAGAAGGCTCAGGAACCTGAACTGGCTGGAAACGACGCTCAAGGGCCGCATCCTTTTCGATGTGCTTACGGTACTCATCAAGAGTGGTAGCACCGATGGTCTGCAGCTCACCACGAGCCAGCTTTGGCTTCAGCAAAGAAGCGGCGTCAATTGCACCCTCAGCTGCACCAGCACCAACCAAGGTGTGGATCTCATCGATAAAGAGGATGATGTCACCGCGCTGGTTGATCTCCTTAAGAACCTTCTTCAGGCGCTCTTCGAAGTCACCACGGTAACGGGAACCTGCAACCAAAGAACCGAGGTCTAGAGAATAAACCTGCTTGTCCTTCAAGGTCTCAGGAACCTTGCCATTAACGATATCTAATGCCAGACCCTCAACAACGGCGGTCTTACCAACGCCAGGCTCACCAATAAGCACTGGGTTGTTCTTGGTACGACGGGAGAGCACCTGCATAATGCGCTCAATTTCCTTATCGCGACCAACAACTGGATCCAGCTTGCCATCCTTGGCAGCCTGGGTCAGGTTACGACCAAACTGATCCAACACTAGTGAAGTAGAGCGCTCGCCCACACCACCGGAGGTAGGACGACCACCAGGAGCAGCACCTGCACCAACGGCATCTCCAGCACCTGGAGCGCTCTGGCCGGCCTCAGGGGAACCACCCTGACCGCCTTCATAACCGGAAAGCAACTGAATAACCTGCTGGCGTACGCGAGGCAGATCAGCACCAAGCTTGACCAAAACCTGAGCAGCGACGCCCTCGCCCTCACGAATCAGGCCGAGCAAAAGGAACTCAGTACCGATGTACTTGTGTCCCATCTGCAGACCTTCGCGGAGGCTGAGCTCCAAAACCTTCTTAGCGCGGGGAGTAAAAGGAATATGACCAGTGGTTGGCTGAGTGCCGTGTCCAATGATCTCTTCAACTTCTTGCCTAACAGCGTCCAGGGAAATACCCATGGACTCCAAAGCCTTAGCGGCTACACCCTCACCCTCGTGGATGAGGCCGAGCAGAATGTGCTCGGTGCCAATGTAATTGTGGTTGAGCATGCGCGCCTCTTCTTGCGCGAGCACAATCACGCGGCGTGCACGATCGGTAAACCTCTCGAACATGTCTCTCCCCTTAATCCTTAATTTCTAAATTCGCTTTCACCTACTCTAACGCCACACAAGTACAAAGCTTCCCTAGTTTTTGCAGCGGCTTTAAGTTAGAGGCTGGAATTATGTACATTCCTGCAGCTTAAACATCATTTTTGGGGCCTTAAACCCCCTGTACGCCTGTAGCGAACACGGCGTTTGGGCGTCGAAAAGCGGTTTTTAAGGGCGCTTTGGAGTACCCTGGTCGCGTTCGTGGGTGTGCTCAAAAAGGTGCGCTCATTTTCGAATGGATTGGATTAACCTATGCGTTTTCTCAATGATTCACCAGCTCCCTATGAGCTGACCTATTCCGACGTTTTTATGGTGCCTTCGCGTTCCGACGTCGGCTCGCGCATGTCTGTAAACCTGCGCACCAATGACGGCACCGGAACCACAATCCCGCTGGTTGTGGCCAATATGACCGCTGTGGCCGGACGCCGTATGGCAGAAACTATCGCGCGACGCGGT encodes the following:
- a CDS encoding carbonic anhydrase, encoding MPLRNVERTPSAVWTALAAGNERFMNFNEDRPNQDAPRRRELRDGQKPAAVVISCSDSRVPVELIFDVGLGDLFVVRTAGEILDQAVFASIEYAIESIGVPLVIVMGHESCGAVAATASALDGGAIPGGYQRVLVEKVAPSILEAKADGKTSIEDFEKHHVVATVNQILSRSPEIHDKVNAGKVGIIGLRYQLSDGKTMPVISRNVGLD
- a CDS encoding HhH-GPD family protein, which produces MSYKPLHTALLTWFRSNARELAWRNPNTSAWGILISEVMSQQTPVARVEPIWLEWLKKWPTPVDFAAASTDEVLRAWGKLGYPRRALRLKECAQVIVDKHGGEVPDSVEELLALPGIGDYTARAVAAFHFGQRVPVVDTNVRRVYQRAINGRYLAGPAKKQELVDVELLLPEKDAPEFSAALMELGALVCTATSPKCGSCPLVELCQWQKLGCPSPSEEELASAKKRVQKFVGTDRQVRGLIMDVLRGADAPVPLSAIDVVWPDAAQRSRALYSLLQDGLAEQDDQGYFHLPR
- a CDS encoding DUF4236 domain-containing protein, encoding MGLNYRKVIKTGKDSWINVSKSGVSGSKRIGPVTFNTRGGITVKLPGGFTYRGRWK
- a CDS encoding ATP-dependent Clp protease ATP-binding subunit yields the protein MFERFTDRARRVIVLAQEEARMLNHNYIGTEHILLGLIHEGEGVAAKALESMGISLDAVRQEVEEIIGHGTQPTTGHIPFTPRAKKVLELSLREGLQMGHKYIGTEFLLLGLIREGEGVAAQVLVKLGADLPRVRQQVIQLLSGYEGGQGGSPEAGQSAPGAGDAVGAGAAPGGRPTSGGVGERSTSLVLDQFGRNLTQAAKDGKLDPVVGRDKEIERIMQVLSRRTKNNPVLIGEPGVGKTAVVEGLALDIVNGKVPETLKDKQVYSLDLGSLVAGSRYRGDFEERLKKVLKEINQRGDIILFIDEIHTLVGAGAAEGAIDAASLLKPKLARGELQTIGATTLDEYRKHIEKDAALERRFQPVQVPEPSVELTIEILKGLRDRYEAHHRVSITDGALAAAAQLADRYINDRFLPDKAVDLIDEAGARMRIKRMTAPESLREVDERIADVRREKEAAIDAQDFEKAAGLRDKERKLGEERAEKEKQWRSGDLEEIAEVGEEQIAEVLANWTGIPVFKLTEAESSRLLNMEEELHKRIIGQNDAVKAVARAIRRTRAGLKDPKRPSGSFIFAGPSGVGKTELSKALAGFLFGDDDALIQIDMGEFHDRFTASRLFGAPPGYVGYEEGGQLTEKVRRKPFSVVLFDEIEKAHKEIYNTLLQVLEDGRLTDGQGRVVDFKNTVLIFTSNLGTSDISKAVGLGFSGSTATDTEAQYDRMKNKVNDELKKHFRPEFLNRIDEIVVFHQLTKDQIIQMVDLLIGRVSKALADKDMSIELSDKAKALLATRGFDPVLGARPLRRTIQREIEDQMSEKILFGEIGAGEIVSVDVEGWDGESKDTDKAKFTFTPRPKPLPEGKFSEISVEAAEAIKDVDSAADGDVPETDSLDGIDIDQLEKLDADAEQGTDIDRGSNDFYGTDGQSGGAAPQREQ